Proteins encoded together in one Larus michahellis chromosome 4, bLarMic1.1, whole genome shotgun sequence window:
- the LIN7C gene encoding protein lin-7 homolog C isoform X1, protein MAALGEPVRLERDICRAIELLEKLQRSGEVPPQKLQALQRVLQSEFCNAVREVYEHVYETVDISSSPEVRANATAKATVAAFAASEGHSHPRVVELPKTEEGLGFNIMGGKEQNSPIYISRIIPGGIADRHGGLKRGDQLLSVNGVSVEGEHHEKAVELLKAAQGKVKLVVRYTPKVLEEMESRFEKMRSAKRRQQN, encoded by the exons ATGGCGGCGCTGGGGGAGCCGGTGCGGCTGGAGCGAG acaTCTGCAGAGCAATTGAGTTGCTGGAAAAATTGCAGAGAAGTGGAGAAGTGCCACCACAAAAGCTGCAGGCATTGCAAAGGGTCCTTCAAAGTGAATTCTGTAATGCTGTAAGGGAG GTGTATGAACACGTATATGAAACTGTGGATATCAGCAGTAGCCCAGAAGTTAGAGCTAATGCAACAGCAAAG GCCACTGTAGCTGCATTTGCTGCTAGTGAAGGTCATTCCCATCCCAGAGTGGTTGAACTACCCAAAACTGAAGAAGGTCTTGGATTCAACATTATGGGAGGCAAAGAACAAAACTCTCCAATCTATATCTCTCGAATTATCCCTGGCGGTATAGCTGATCGACATGGAGGCCTGAAGCGTGGAGACCAGCTGCTTTCTGTAAACGGAGTG AGCGTCGAAGGCGAACACCATGAAAAAGCAGTGGAACTGCTGAAGGCCGCTCAAGGAAAAGTTAAATTAGTTGTGCGATATACACCAAAGGTCCTGGAAGAAATGGAGTCAAGATTTGAAAAAATGAGATCAGCAAAACGCAGGCAGCAAAATTAA
- the LIN7C gene encoding protein lin-7 homolog C isoform X2, whose product MAPTPLTRKPPAATVPKPSVATAPAISPPSVPAPPRARPFRQRCVTSRAGRGEEKMAALGEPVRLERDICRAIELLEKLQRSGEVPPQKLQALQRVLQSEFCNAVREVYEHVYETVDISSSPEVRANATAKATVAAFAASEGHSHPRVVELPKTEEGLGFNIMGGKEQNSPIYISRIIPGGIADRHGGLKRGDQLLSVNGVVHHLPSIF is encoded by the exons ATGGCCCCCACGCCACTCACACGGAAGCCACCGGCTGCTACCGTACCCAAGCCCTCTGTGGCCACCGCGCCCGCCATCTCACCCCCGTCAGTGccagccccgccccgcgcgcggcCCTTCCGGCAGCGCTGCGTCACTTCCCGTGCGGGCCGCGGCGAGGAGAAGATGGCGGCGCTGGGGGAGCCGGTGCGGCTGGAGCGAG acaTCTGCAGAGCAATTGAGTTGCTGGAAAAATTGCAGAGAAGTGGAGAAGTGCCACCACAAAAGCTGCAGGCATTGCAAAGGGTCCTTCAAAGTGAATTCTGTAATGCTGTAAGGGAG GTGTATGAACACGTATATGAAACTGTGGATATCAGCAGTAGCCCAGAAGTTAGAGCTAATGCAACAGCAAAG GCCACTGTAGCTGCATTTGCTGCTAGTGAAGGTCATTCCCATCCCAGAGTGGTTGAACTACCCAAAACTGAAGAAGGTCTTGGATTCAACATTATGGGAGGCAAAGAACAAAACTCTCCAATCTATATCTCTCGAATTATCCCTGGCGGTATAGCTGATCGACATGGAGGCCTGAAGCGTGGAGACCAGCTGCTTTCTGTAAACGGAGTG GTACATCACCTGCCTTCTATCTTCTAA